A single region of the Solwaraspora sp. WMMD406 genome encodes:
- the tpiA gene encoding triose-phosphate isomerase: protein MAGNWKMNLNHLEAIALVQKLAFSLNEQQLTDVEVVVLPPFTALRSVQTLIDGDKLAIGYGAQDLSPHAGGAYTGDISGAMLAKLGCQYVTVGHSERRAYHNEDDSVVKAKVAAALANGITPILCVGEGLDVREAGGHVAHCNDQLAAALAGLTAEQVVKVVVAYEPVWAIGTGKTATPADAQEVCGAVRSRLAELYDEATANQTRILYGGSVKAANVAAIMAEADVDGALIGGASLDAEEFAQIVRFPEHIAR, encoded by the coding sequence AGCCATCGCGCTGGTCCAGAAGTTGGCGTTCAGCCTCAACGAGCAGCAGCTGACCGACGTCGAGGTGGTGGTGCTGCCACCGTTCACCGCGCTGCGTAGTGTGCAGACGCTGATCGACGGCGACAAGCTGGCCATCGGCTACGGCGCGCAGGACCTGTCGCCGCACGCCGGCGGGGCCTACACCGGGGACATCTCCGGGGCGATGCTGGCCAAGCTGGGCTGCCAGTACGTCACCGTCGGCCACTCCGAGCGGCGGGCCTACCACAACGAGGACGACTCGGTGGTCAAGGCCAAGGTCGCGGCGGCGCTGGCCAACGGGATCACCCCGATCCTGTGTGTCGGCGAAGGACTGGACGTGCGGGAGGCCGGCGGCCACGTCGCGCACTGCAACGACCAGCTGGCCGCCGCGCTCGCCGGGTTGACCGCCGAGCAGGTGGTCAAGGTCGTCGTCGCGTACGAGCCGGTCTGGGCGATCGGCACCGGCAAGACCGCCACCCCGGCCGACGCACAGGAGGTCTGCGGCGCGGTCCGGTCCCGGCTGGCCGAGCTGTACGACGAGGCCACCGCCAACCAGACCCGGATCCTGTACGGCGGTTCGGTCAAGGCGGCGAACGTCGCGGCGATCATGGCCGAGGCCGACGTCGACGGTGCCCTGATCGGCGGTGCCAGCCTGGACGCCGAGGAGTTCGCCCAGATCGTCCGGTTCCCGGAGCACATCGCCCGCTAG
- the secG gene encoding preprotein translocase subunit SecG produces the protein MPIEFAYVLIVLLVITSVMLTMLILLHKGKGGGMSSMFGGGVSSSLAGSSVAEKNLDRYTVLTGIVWFACIVGLGLWLKVAMNSGV, from the coding sequence ATGCCGATCGAGTTCGCGTACGTGTTGATCGTGTTGCTGGTGATCACGAGCGTGATGCTCACCATGCTCATCCTGCTGCACAAAGGTAAGGGCGGCGGCATGTCCAGCATGTTCGGTGGCGGGGTGAGTAGCAGCCTCGCGGGTTCCTCGGTCGCCGAGAAGAACCTGGACCGCTACACCGTGCTCACCGGCATCGTGTGGTTCGCGTGCATCGTCGGCCTGGGCCTGTGGCTCAAGGTCGCGATGAACTCGGGTGTGTGA
- a CDS encoding RNA polymerase-binding protein RbpA: MASSSVIRGSRIGASPARPTERAEPAPRRQTTYWCANAHAVDVRLAADAAAPETWECPRCGLPAGQDRHNPPARPRSEPYKSHLAYVKERRSEADGEAILAEALAALRARRGES; encoded by the coding sequence GTGGCAAGTAGCAGTGTGATCCGTGGCAGCCGGATCGGTGCCAGCCCGGCCCGACCGACCGAACGTGCGGAGCCGGCTCCCCGCCGCCAGACCACCTACTGGTGTGCCAACGCGCACGCGGTCGACGTAAGGCTCGCGGCTGACGCGGCGGCACCGGAGACGTGGGAGTGCCCGAGGTGCGGGCTGCCCGCCGGACAGGACCGGCACAACCCGCCGGCCCGGCCGCGTAGCGAGCCGTACAAGTCGCATCTGGCGTACGTGAAGGAGCGGCGGAGCGAGGCCGACGGCGAGGCGATCCTCGCCGAGGCGCTCGCCGCGCTGCGGGCCCGGCGCGGCGAGTCCTGA
- a CDS encoding sulfotransferase domain-containing protein, giving the protein MISQTLTFAKHRTPNSVRVAARWAMLETRNATSRLTLPVVERCDYDNVYHCTVRKTGSQWVKSLLSDPVVYRHSGLLLFDQRINRKRWPHAVPTSRVVSSLFISRDGFNAIPKPDKYRAFFVMRDPRDIIVSGYFSWRNSHTPMGDVLRHRKVLQETPKKEGLLYVVNHMAKSKLFASIKSWAVAPSVETVRLFRYEDLVGARQTDEVDQLLRHCGIVLPPAQLTALLDRHDFSRMRKKRREAGPTAHYRKGKAGDWLNHFDDDIYEAFAKATGNLVELCGYPSREEALRTRDAAE; this is encoded by the coding sequence CTGATCAGTCAGACTTTGACGTTCGCCAAGCATCGCACGCCCAATTCCGTGCGGGTGGCCGCGCGCTGGGCGATGCTGGAGACGCGGAACGCGACGAGCCGACTCACGCTCCCTGTCGTCGAACGGTGCGACTACGACAACGTATACCACTGCACGGTGCGTAAGACGGGCAGCCAGTGGGTGAAATCCCTGCTCAGCGACCCGGTCGTGTATCGCCATTCCGGATTGCTGTTGTTCGACCAGCGCATCAACCGGAAGCGCTGGCCGCACGCCGTCCCCACCAGCCGGGTCGTCTCGTCGCTGTTCATCTCCCGGGACGGCTTCAACGCCATCCCCAAGCCGGACAAATACCGGGCGTTCTTCGTCATGCGCGATCCGCGTGACATCATCGTCTCTGGTTACTTCTCGTGGCGGAACTCGCACACCCCGATGGGTGACGTGCTGCGGCACCGGAAGGTCCTCCAGGAAACGCCCAAGAAGGAAGGTCTGCTCTACGTCGTCAATCACATGGCGAAGAGCAAACTGTTCGCCTCGATCAAATCGTGGGCGGTCGCGCCCAGCGTGGAGACCGTCCGCCTGTTCCGCTACGAGGACCTCGTCGGCGCGCGGCAGACCGACGAGGTGGATCAGCTGCTGCGGCACTGCGGGATCGTCCTTCCGCCAGCGCAGTTGACGGCACTGCTCGACCGCCACGACTTCTCCCGGATGCGCAAGAAGCGGCGCGAGGCCGGCCCGACCGCCCACTACCGCAAGGGCAAGGCCGGCGACTGGCTCAACCATTTCGACGACGACATCTACGAAGCCTTCGCCAAGGCCACCGGTAACCTCGTCGAGCTCTGCGGCTACCCCAGCCGGGAGGAAGCGCTCCGTACGCGCGACGCGGCCGAATAG
- a CDS encoding helix-turn-helix transcriptional regulator, producing MARAPRTRKAPANPAMSPTVQAMELGIRLRERREELGMTAVGVGRSSGITQAYVSGVEIGKVKLPADRLAQLVKIYEIDDQEAAELEALRVGAMARAWWHTYKQLFPAEFLRFLGYEAGADHVRTYQSELIDGLLQTEAYARAILRGGNTYVRLTETEQRIEVRMARQRRLTEDPPLRITAIFGEGAIRQQVGGPAVMRAQLDHLADLMTRHPEQIQIRIMPFSAGAYPALGAPFVILSFPSARVPDLVWQEVLTSSDIIDQSTRVADYTITFGETLERALSFEESLALIRQVAQEMR from the coding sequence ATGGCACGTGCACCGAGGACCCGCAAGGCACCCGCCAACCCTGCCATGTCGCCGACCGTGCAGGCCATGGAGCTCGGCATCCGGCTGCGCGAGCGCCGCGAGGAGCTCGGCATGACCGCCGTCGGCGTCGGCCGCAGCAGCGGCATCACCCAGGCGTACGTCTCCGGAGTGGAGATCGGCAAGGTCAAACTCCCCGCCGACCGCCTCGCCCAGCTCGTCAAGATCTACGAGATCGACGACCAGGAGGCCGCCGAGCTGGAAGCGCTGCGAGTCGGCGCGATGGCCCGCGCCTGGTGGCACACGTACAAGCAGCTCTTCCCGGCCGAGTTCCTGCGCTTCCTCGGCTACGAGGCCGGTGCCGACCACGTCCGCACCTACCAGAGCGAGCTGATCGACGGCCTGCTGCAGACCGAGGCGTACGCCCGCGCGATCCTGCGCGGCGGCAACACCTACGTCCGGCTCACCGAGACCGAGCAACGCATCGAGGTACGGATGGCCCGGCAACGCCGGCTCACCGAGGACCCGCCGCTGCGGATCACCGCGATCTTCGGTGAGGGCGCGATCCGCCAGCAGGTGGGCGGCCCGGCGGTGATGCGTGCCCAGCTCGACCACCTGGCCGATCTGATGACCCGGCACCCGGAGCAGATCCAGATTCGAATCATGCCGTTCTCGGCCGGTGCGTACCCGGCGCTCGGTGCGCCGTTCGTGATCCTGTCGTTCCCGTCGGCCCGGGTGCCGGACCTGGTCTGGCAGGAGGTGCTGACCTCCAGCGACATCATCGACCAGTCCACCCGGGTCGCCGACTACACGATCACTTTCGGGGAGACGCTGGAGCGGGCGTTAAGCTTCGAGGAGTCCCTCGCCCTGATCCGCCAGGTCGCCCAGGAGATGAGATGA
- a CDS encoding DUF397 domain-containing protein — translation MTEHTPTRGWFTSSRSASNAACVEVRLTADTIGVRDSKDRGGPALAFDPAAWTGFLTTLKAAAPGS, via the coding sequence ATGACCGAGCACACCCCCACCCGTGGCTGGTTCACGTCCTCCCGTAGCGCCAGCAACGCCGCCTGTGTCGAGGTCCGCCTCACCGCCGACACCATCGGCGTACGCGACTCCAAGGACCGCGGCGGCCCGGCGCTCGCCTTCGACCCGGCCGCCTGGACCGGTTTCCTCACCACCCTCAAGGCCGCCGCGCCGGGCTCGTAA
- a CDS encoding ATP-binding cassette domain-containing protein translates to MTIVLDGLAQGYGTSTIIENLSVTLRPGITALLGPNGAGKTTLLRTLATIMPPRNGRILIDDVEIDGERSARRIRDHIGYLPQDFGFDPQMKVVDFVTYAAWMRGIPSNRWREAVGETLEMVDLTDRRRSRMRSLSGGMRQRAGIAWAIVGRPRVVLLDEPTVGLDPRQRLQFRKIVAGLGETVVVLSTHLIDDVAAVCDRVIVMHGGVARFDGSVAELSTLGHDGLPGHSPLERAYMHLLPEGERSL, encoded by the coding sequence GTGACGATCGTGCTCGATGGGCTAGCCCAGGGCTACGGGACCTCAACCATCATCGAAAACCTCAGTGTCACGCTGAGACCTGGAATCACCGCGCTACTGGGCCCCAACGGAGCGGGTAAGACAACCTTGTTACGAACCCTGGCGACGATCATGCCACCCCGGAACGGCCGGATACTCATCGACGACGTCGAGATCGACGGCGAGCGGTCAGCCCGCAGGATCAGAGACCACATCGGCTATCTGCCGCAGGACTTCGGATTCGACCCGCAGATGAAGGTCGTCGACTTTGTGACCTATGCGGCCTGGATGCGCGGGATTCCGTCGAACCGGTGGCGGGAGGCGGTCGGCGAGACGCTGGAGATGGTCGACCTGACTGATCGACGGCGGTCGAGGATGCGTAGTCTCTCCGGCGGTATGCGCCAGCGCGCCGGCATCGCTTGGGCAATCGTCGGACGTCCCCGGGTGGTGCTGCTCGACGAGCCCACCGTCGGCTTGGACCCGCGTCAACGGCTTCAGTTTCGCAAGATCGTCGCAGGGCTGGGCGAGACGGTGGTGGTGCTCAGCACCCACCTCATCGACGACGTCGCGGCGGTATGTGACCGGGTGATAGTGATGCACGGCGGGGTGGCCAGGTTCGACGGATCGGTGGCCGAGTTGTCGACGCTGGGCCACGACGGGCTCCCCGGGCACTCCCCGCTGGAGCGGGCGTACATGCATCTACTGCCCGAAGGAGAGCGAAGCCTGTGA
- a CDS encoding aminoglycoside phosphotransferase family protein gives MAERGFVSPRYVSSGSADHAGGAGLKVPAGLAASHARYFGDAGRAWIAALPQLTTAIMDGWGLRHDGPPSCGAIALVLPVTQADGSPAMLKLQPIDEETVGEPVALRTWAGDGAVQLLRHDAHSGTMLLERLDADRTLAVVPDDLAALRILSQLLARLTSVAAPPDVRRLADVAAGMLDRVPQALVRLPAAAHPLVRRCAAAVQELLPEAGDRLLHWDLHYDNVLASRTDPAGFDSAGSGGREPWLAIDPKPLAGDPCFELLPALHNRWDDVVATGDVPRAVRRRFDLLTEILGVDRQRAIGWTLGRVLQNLLWESGAGGPAWHSAPDRAIAHALLRAG, from the coding sequence ATGGCTGAACGCGGCTTCGTGTCACCCCGGTACGTGTCATCGGGCAGCGCGGACCATGCCGGCGGAGCGGGCCTAAAGGTCCCGGCAGGGCTTGCGGCGTCCCACGCCAGGTACTTCGGCGACGCCGGGCGGGCCTGGATCGCGGCGCTGCCACAGCTGACCACGGCCATCATGGACGGTTGGGGACTGCGTCATGACGGGCCGCCGAGCTGCGGCGCGATCGCCCTGGTGCTGCCCGTCACGCAGGCCGACGGCTCACCCGCGATGCTGAAGCTGCAGCCGATCGACGAGGAGACCGTCGGCGAGCCGGTGGCGCTGCGGACCTGGGCCGGCGACGGCGCGGTACAGCTCCTGCGGCACGACGCACACTCCGGCACGATGCTGCTGGAACGGCTCGACGCCGACCGTACCCTGGCGGTCGTCCCCGACGACCTGGCCGCGTTACGGATCCTCAGCCAGCTGCTCGCCCGGTTGACCTCGGTGGCCGCCCCGCCCGACGTACGCCGCCTCGCCGACGTCGCAGCCGGCATGCTCGACCGGGTGCCGCAGGCGCTGGTACGGCTACCCGCCGCCGCCCATCCGCTGGTCCGGCGGTGCGCGGCGGCCGTCCAGGAGCTGCTGCCGGAGGCCGGGGACCGGCTGCTGCACTGGGATCTGCACTACGACAACGTCCTCGCGTCCCGGACCGACCCGGCCGGGTTCGACTCGGCCGGGTCCGGCGGTCGGGAGCCGTGGCTGGCGATCGACCCGAAACCACTCGCCGGAGACCCCTGCTTCGAGCTGCTTCCCGCCCTGCACAACCGCTGGGACGATGTGGTCGCCACCGGCGACGTGCCGCGTGCGGTCCGCAGACGCTTCGACCTGCTGACCGAGATACTCGGCGTCGACCGGCAACGGGCGATCGGTTGGACGCTGGGTCGCGTACTGCAGAACCTGCTCTGGGAATCGGGAGCCGGCGGCCCGGCATGGCACAGCGCGCCGGATCGCGCCATCGCCCACGCCCTGCTGCGCGCGGGCTGA
- a CDS encoding aminoglycoside phosphotransferase family protein, translating to MDHVEVEITAELVRGLLRDQCPDLADRPVRLVARGWDNQMWRLGDDLAVRLPWATVTADMLLYKEYAWLPTLAPHLPLPVPVPQRLGEPSERFPRPWLVTTWVPGTPADLAPVTRARDAAQSLATFLTSLHQPAPDGLPTLSGSGRGGPLTNHTDRFASGLAEVTEHGLIDDPDTVHAVWQDAVTAPGWSGPELWLHTDLHPANVLTADGTICGVIDFGDLCAGDPAYDLAAGWILLPDDTIDHFYAAYQPSLDTSTMRRARGWAIARALSGILIGDAGDHSRPGGKPTWGPPARAALRRLIATID from the coding sequence GTGGACCACGTCGAGGTCGAGATCACCGCCGAGCTGGTCCGGGGTCTGCTCCGCGATCAGTGCCCCGATCTCGCCGACCGGCCGGTTCGGCTGGTCGCGCGCGGCTGGGACAACCAGATGTGGCGCCTCGGTGACGACCTCGCCGTCCGGCTGCCCTGGGCGACCGTCACCGCCGACATGTTGCTTTACAAGGAGTACGCCTGGCTGCCCACGCTGGCGCCGCACCTGCCGCTGCCGGTTCCCGTACCGCAGCGGCTCGGCGAGCCATCTGAGCGTTTCCCTCGGCCCTGGCTCGTCACCACCTGGGTCCCGGGAACACCCGCCGACCTTGCCCCGGTCACCCGTGCCCGCGACGCGGCACAGTCCCTGGCCACCTTTCTGACCTCACTGCACCAACCCGCTCCTGACGGCCTACCCACCCTCAGCGGTAGCGGCCGGGGCGGGCCGTTGACCAACCACACCGACCGGTTCGCCAGTGGGCTCGCCGAAGTCACCGAGCACGGGCTGATCGACGACCCGGACACCGTCCACGCTGTCTGGCAGGACGCGGTCACCGCACCCGGATGGTCAGGCCCGGAGCTGTGGCTGCACACCGACCTGCACCCGGCGAACGTCCTCACGGCCGACGGCACCATCTGCGGTGTCATCGACTTCGGTGACCTCTGTGCGGGCGACCCGGCGTACGACCTCGCCGCCGGGTGGATCCTGCTCCCCGACGACACGATCGACCACTTCTACGCAGCGTACCAGCCGAGCCTGGACACCTCCACTATGCGCCGGGCCCGTGGCTGGGCGATCGCCCGCGCGCTCAGCGGCATCCTGATCGGCGACGCCGGGGACCATAGCCGCCCCGGTGGCAAGCCGACCTGGGGTCCGCCTGCCCGCGCCGCGCTGCGACGTCTCATCGCCACGATCGACTGA
- a CDS encoding type II toxin-antitoxin system HicA family toxin → MKRADLIKKIGTAAAEAGKEFELLREGGSHSIFRCGGQKVVIPRHREINEYTARGIMSDLDDQLGEDWWK, encoded by the coding sequence GTGAAGCGGGCTGACCTGATTAAGAAGATCGGCACGGCGGCGGCTGAGGCCGGCAAGGAGTTCGAGCTGCTTCGTGAAGGCGGGAGTCACTCCATCTTTCGCTGTGGCGGTCAGAAGGTTGTGATACCCCGACACCGAGAGATCAACGAATACACGGCACGGGGCATCATGAGCGATCTCGACGATCAACTCGGGGAGGACTGGTGGAAGTGA
- a CDS encoding type II toxin-antitoxin system HicB family antitoxin: MEVTTYSVVCRRVGNWWAITVPELKGVHTQARRLDQVAAMAREAIALLLDIDPVMVEVDVRPELPGTVSVALDARRAAREADEKAERATATAVLALLRDGYTVRDAGALLGLSPQRISQIAARNTTTPTSSAA, from the coding sequence GTGGAAGTGACGACCTACTCCGTGGTCTGCCGGCGGGTCGGCAACTGGTGGGCCATCACCGTGCCTGAACTCAAGGGTGTGCACACCCAGGCCCGGCGACTCGACCAGGTCGCTGCGATGGCTCGAGAAGCGATCGCGTTGCTGTTGGACATCGACCCAGTCATGGTGGAAGTCGATGTGCGTCCCGAGCTTCCCGGTACGGTATCGGTGGCTCTGGACGCCAGGCGGGCAGCCCGGGAGGCGGACGAGAAGGCCGAACGGGCGACCGCCACAGCGGTACTGGCGCTGCTGCGTGACGGCTATACCGTCCGGGATGCAGGCGCGCTTCTCGGACTGTCACCCCAACGTATTTCGCAGATCGCCGCACGGAACACTACAACTCCCACATCATCGGCGGCATAA
- a CDS encoding Mth938-like domain-containing protein has product MTDATKRSPRVLAISWGQMDVEGLGTGKDFMLYPGGGRAWDWSETGTRHSPGIQPDDVEELLRNGATAIVLSRGMQLQLRVDPRTLELLDLHGITPYVAETTQAVQHYNELAATQPVGGLFHSTC; this is encoded by the coding sequence TTGACCGATGCCACGAAGCGCTCCCCCAGGGTGTTGGCGATCTCGTGGGGACAGATGGACGTCGAAGGCCTCGGAACCGGCAAGGACTTCATGCTCTACCCCGGCGGCGGCCGGGCCTGGGACTGGTCCGAGACCGGGACCCGGCACAGTCCCGGGATTCAACCCGACGACGTCGAGGAACTGCTGCGCAACGGCGCGACCGCGATCGTCCTGTCCCGTGGCATGCAGCTCCAGCTTCGGGTCGACCCGCGCACCCTTGAGCTTCTCGACCTCCACGGCATCACGCCGTACGTCGCCGAGACGACGCAAGCGGTGCAGCACTACAACGAGCTGGCCGCGACGCAGCCGGTGGGCGGCCTGTTCCACTCGACCTGCTGA
- a CDS encoding beta-1,3-glucanase family protein, producing MVVRRRLLAVAAALITAVPTGLVAATPAQAIGPALLPVTVTNNTGRAGSVHLYVIGVQLSSGRLGYVNQAGTFIPWTGGQIPPSPAPDASIGGPTNGGSTTIRFPRGFSGRVYFSFGAKLKFFLTPTGLVQPAPWAGGDPNRDILFDWSEFTYNDAGLWLNSSQVDMFAVPHAVTVTGASGATKRTGDVVAGGRNAIINGVRAQSGWANTVQTRGDGTVLRVLAPGKATGAGLFSPTYLDSYIASAWNTYTSRTLTVVPFGDRPDIRYYGRTSGRVMTFTNSAGQVVASFNRPSSASVWGCDGDLPAPNDQVVGPISRTLCAALNRGTLGTIHTQPSTNATEFYRNTPTNQYARIIHANMRDGKAYAFAFDDVGAFESLVHDGDPRSAGVVLSPF from the coding sequence GTGGTTGTCCGAAGAAGACTGCTGGCCGTCGCAGCGGCCCTGATCACCGCCGTTCCGACCGGCCTCGTCGCCGCTACCCCCGCCCAGGCAATCGGCCCGGCGCTGCTGCCGGTCACCGTCACCAACAACACCGGCCGGGCCGGCTCCGTCCACCTGTACGTCATCGGTGTCCAGCTCTCCTCCGGCCGCCTCGGCTACGTCAACCAGGCCGGCACGTTCATCCCCTGGACCGGCGGGCAGATCCCGCCGTCACCCGCCCCCGACGCCTCGATCGGCGGACCGACCAACGGGGGCAGCACGACGATCCGCTTCCCGCGCGGCTTCTCCGGCCGGGTCTACTTCTCCTTCGGCGCGAAGCTGAAGTTCTTCCTCACCCCGACCGGCCTGGTGCAGCCCGCCCCCTGGGCCGGCGGCGACCCCAACCGCGACATCCTGTTCGACTGGAGCGAGTTCACCTACAACGACGCCGGCCTGTGGCTCAACAGCTCCCAAGTGGACATGTTCGCGGTGCCGCACGCGGTCACCGTGACCGGCGCGAGCGGTGCCACCAAGCGCACCGGCGACGTGGTCGCGGGCGGCCGCAACGCGATCATCAACGGGGTCCGCGCCCAGTCCGGCTGGGCCAACACCGTGCAGACCCGGGGCGACGGCACCGTGCTGCGGGTGCTCGCACCCGGCAAGGCGACCGGCGCCGGCCTGTTCAGCCCCACCTACCTGGACTCGTACATCGCCTCGGCGTGGAACACGTACACCAGTCGGACACTGACCGTCGTACCGTTCGGCGACCGCCCCGACATCCGCTACTACGGCCGGACCTCGGGCCGGGTGATGACCTTCACCAACAGCGCCGGACAGGTCGTCGCCTCGTTCAACCGGCCCTCGTCTGCCAGCGTGTGGGGCTGCGACGGTGACCTGCCCGCCCCCAACGACCAGGTGGTCGGGCCGATCTCCCGTACGCTGTGCGCCGCACTCAACCGGGGCACCCTCGGCACCATCCACACCCAGCCCAGCACCAACGCCACCGAGTTCTACCGCAACACCCCGACCAACCAGTACGCCCGGATCATCCACGCCAACATGCGCGACGGAAAGGCGTACGCGTTTGCCTTCGACGACGTCGGCGCGTTCGAATCGCTCGTCCACGACGGCGACCCCCGCTCCGCCGGAGTCGTGCTCAGCCCGTTCTGA
- a CDS encoding TOPRIM nucleotidyl transferase/hydrolase domain-containing protein, with amino-acid sequence MATDERPMDAVRRRELARRVLDGYPSGPDAPIQATAHALTKIDRAVALVLVEGVSDQIAVETAAVGRGRDLDAERVVVVPIGGAHAIGRFLTSVGPQLTRVRLGGLCDLAEVNIVRRGLAAAGIGAPRTHGDLAELGFFVCVDDLEDELIRALGVDGVEPILAAQGDLGSFRTMQGQPVWRDRRPEAQLRRFMGSGSRRKSRYARLLVEAAIARDVLPQPLDRLLASVGPHWRAHQ; translated from the coding sequence ATGGCGACAGACGAACGGCCGATGGACGCCGTTCGGCGGCGTGAGCTCGCCCGGCGGGTGCTCGACGGCTACCCGAGCGGCCCCGACGCTCCGATCCAGGCGACCGCCCACGCCCTGACGAAGATCGACCGTGCCGTCGCCTTGGTCCTCGTCGAAGGCGTCAGCGACCAGATCGCGGTCGAGACGGCAGCGGTCGGCCGTGGCCGGGACCTCGACGCCGAACGGGTGGTGGTCGTGCCGATCGGCGGCGCACACGCCATCGGCCGGTTCCTGACCAGCGTCGGCCCACAGCTCACGCGGGTACGGCTCGGCGGGCTGTGTGACCTGGCCGAGGTCAACATCGTCCGGCGGGGACTGGCCGCCGCCGGGATCGGTGCGCCCCGAACCCACGGCGACCTCGCCGAACTCGGGTTCTTCGTCTGCGTCGACGACCTGGAGGACGAACTGATCCGGGCGCTCGGAGTCGATGGGGTCGAGCCGATCCTGGCGGCGCAGGGCGACCTCGGGTCGTTTCGCACCATGCAGGGCCAGCCCGTCTGGCGTGACCGGCGACCCGAGGCGCAGCTGCGCCGATTCATGGGCAGCGGCTCGCGTCGCAAGTCACGGTACGCCCGGCTGCTCGTCGAGGCGGCGATCGCCCGAGACGTGCTGCCGCAGCCCCTCGACCGGCTACTCGCCTCGGTCGGCCCGCACTGGAGAGCGCACCAATAA
- the pgl gene encoding 6-phosphogluconolactonase, with protein sequence MSDSTLVVHPDATVLASAVASRLVVRLIDAQADRGEASVVLTGGRVAAAVLRAVGESPARLAVDWSRVDLWWGDERFLPAGDPDRNETQARAALLDVLPLDPRRVHAMPASDGPDGDDPEAAAARYAAVLDRVAAGPGTAPLPRFDVLMLGVGEDGHVASVFPDHPVTGETRPVAAVRDSPKPPPTRITLTLPTINTADEVWLVAAGADKAAAVGRAYGGADPVTVPAAGVRGVRRTWWLLDQAAAAELVTAPTSAG encoded by the coding sequence GTGAGCGACTCCACGCTGGTGGTGCACCCGGACGCCACCGTGCTGGCCAGCGCGGTGGCGTCCCGGCTCGTCGTACGGCTGATCGACGCCCAGGCCGATCGGGGCGAGGCCTCGGTGGTGCTGACCGGCGGGCGGGTCGCGGCGGCCGTGTTGCGCGCGGTCGGCGAGTCGCCGGCCCGGCTCGCCGTCGACTGGTCCCGAGTGGACCTGTGGTGGGGCGACGAGCGGTTCCTGCCGGCCGGTGACCCGGACCGCAACGAGACCCAGGCCCGCGCGGCGCTGCTCGACGTCCTGCCGCTGGACCCCCGACGGGTGCACGCGATGCCGGCGTCGGACGGCCCGGATGGTGACGACCCGGAGGCCGCCGCCGCCCGGTACGCCGCCGTGCTCGACCGGGTGGCCGCCGGCCCGGGTACGGCCCCGCTGCCCCGCTTCGACGTGCTGATGCTCGGCGTCGGCGAAGACGGGCACGTGGCGTCGGTGTTCCCCGACCATCCGGTCACCGGCGAGACCCGCCCGGTCGCGGCGGTCCGGGACAGCCCGAAGCCGCCGCCGACCCGGATCACGTTGACCCTGCCGACGATCAACACCGCCGACGAGGTGTGGTTGGTCGCCGCCGGGGCGGACAAGGCGGCGGCGGTCGGCCGCGCGTACGGCGGCGCCGACCCGGTCACGGTGCCGGCAGCGGGGGTACGCGGTGTGCGGCGCACCTGGTGGCTGCTCGACCAGGCAGCGGCCGCCGAGTTGGTCACCGCGCCGACCTCGGCTGGCTAG